A region of Pseudosulfitobacter pseudonitzschiae DNA encodes the following proteins:
- a CDS encoding FAD-dependent oxidoreductase, with product MSLKHVFNPLTLRHKTLRNRIVFGAHTTNMADDGLPGDRHLGYYLERAKGGAAMIVVEPMPVHAAAVLTRGNFRHSSDDVIPHFARITKACRAEGAVMIQQLYHVGAHGDWDNSWHANWSPSGGPSYHDNDGSRAMSVAEIEETIDGFVQAAIRCQKSGFDGVEIWAAYHCLLDQFWTPFSNQREDEWGGSLENRTRFSREILRRVRDACGDQFIIGLSVSDDPTTGVFPTRDEMVEIVTLHDAEGLMDYVTVGAGSYVDFQKIIPSFQYPENLGADLAERLKQAGLGARVTAEANIRTPDNANAVLGAGQADLVSIVRGQIADPHMVNKAADGRTEDIRGCLSCNQQCWGRRGRDYYISCLINPSVGHEFEWGGDRFTPSPAPKYVLVVGGGPAGLETARVAAECGHRVILAEAAPELGGQFRLAGLQPRRAQITDLIAWYERQLTKLGVEIRFNCYMDADDIADVSADVVILATGSLLPGTGFQKARPQVAELQGIETGNVWSTEDVMGRAARLGHRVLILDEGGQWKGIGTAWHLAEAGHEVTIITPDAMIARELVRSATDFSARQTLARLGVTFVTESAILRWSNAGARCTSLLTGEETDIAADSLVLATGNRTDTALLEELRARDIDVRPIGDAAAPRLAAAAFRDGREVGLRISSGP from the coding sequence ATGAGCCTCAAGCACGTTTTTAATCCACTCACGCTGCGCCACAAAACCCTGCGCAACCGTATCGTCTTCGGCGCCCATACCACCAACATGGCGGACGATGGCCTGCCCGGGGACAGGCATCTGGGTTACTACCTCGAGCGCGCCAAAGGCGGCGCGGCGATGATCGTGGTGGAACCCATGCCGGTACATGCCGCAGCCGTGCTGACCCGTGGCAACTTCCGCCATTCCAGCGACGATGTGATTCCGCATTTCGCACGCATCACCAAGGCCTGCCGGGCAGAAGGCGCAGTGATGATCCAGCAACTCTACCACGTCGGTGCGCACGGTGATTGGGACAACAGCTGGCACGCGAACTGGTCCCCCTCAGGGGGACCAAGCTATCACGACAACGATGGCAGCCGCGCCATGTCCGTGGCCGAGATCGAAGAAACCATCGACGGCTTTGTCCAGGCCGCGATCCGCTGCCAGAAATCCGGGTTCGACGGGGTGGAAATCTGGGCCGCTTACCATTGCCTTCTCGACCAGTTCTGGACACCGTTCTCGAACCAGCGCGAAGACGAATGGGGCGGCAGCCTTGAGAACCGCACACGGTTCTCGCGCGAAATCCTGCGCCGAGTGCGCGACGCCTGCGGCGATCAGTTCATTATCGGGCTGTCCGTGTCGGACGATCCGACCACCGGCGTCTTTCCGACCCGTGACGAGATGGTCGAAATCGTCACCCTGCACGATGCCGAAGGGCTGATGGATTATGTCACCGTCGGCGCGGGAAGCTATGTCGATTTCCAGAAAATCATCCCGAGTTTTCAGTACCCCGAGAACTTGGGCGCCGATCTGGCGGAGCGTCTGAAACAGGCAGGGCTTGGTGCCCGCGTGACCGCCGAAGCCAATATCCGAACTCCGGATAATGCCAATGCCGTGCTCGGAGCCGGTCAGGCGGATCTCGTCTCCATCGTGCGCGGGCAGATCGCCGATCCGCATATGGTCAACAAGGCGGCCGATGGCCGAACCGAGGACATCCGCGGATGTCTGTCCTGCAATCAGCAATGCTGGGGCCGACGTGGGCGTGACTATTACATCTCCTGCCTGATCAACCCGTCTGTGGGACATGAATTCGAGTGGGGCGGAGATCGCTTCACCCCCTCCCCCGCGCCGAAATACGTCTTGGTGGTCGGCGGCGGACCTGCTGGCCTGGAGACTGCGCGCGTGGCCGCCGAATGCGGACATCGCGTGATCCTGGCGGAGGCCGCACCAGAACTCGGTGGCCAGTTCCGTTTGGCCGGGCTGCAACCGCGTCGCGCCCAGATCACCGACCTGATCGCATGGTATGAGCGGCAACTGACCAAGTTGGGCGTCGAGATCCGCTTCAACTGTTACATGGATGCCGATGATATCGCGGATGTCAGTGCCGATGTCGTGATCCTTGCCACCGGCTCTCTGCTCCCCGGTACCGGATTCCAAAAGGCGCGGCCACAGGTGGCCGAACTGCAGGGCATCGAAACAGGCAATGTCTGGTCGACCGAAGATGTCATGGGCCGCGCTGCCCGCCTAGGACATCGCGTGTTGATCCTCGATGAGGGTGGCCAGTGGAAGGGAATTGGCACCGCCTGGCATCTGGCCGAGGCGGGGCACGAGGTAACCATCATCACCCCTGACGCCATGATCGCCCGCGAGTTGGTGCGCAGCGCAACGGATTTCAGCGCACGTCAAACGCTTGCCCGGCTGGGGGTGACCTTTGTCACTGAGAGCGCGATCTTGCGCTGGTCGAACGCGGGCGCACGTTGCACCTCTTTGCTGACCGGTGAAGAGACCGACATTGCGGCGGATTCGCTGGTTCTGGCGACAGGCAATCGGACCGATACGGCCCTCCTCGAAGAACTTCGGGCGCGCGATATCGATGTACGTCCGATTGGCGACGCCGCCGCCCCGCGTCTCGCCGCAGCAGCCTTTCGCGACGGGCGGGAGGTCGGTCTGAGGATATCCTCTGGACCTTGA
- a CDS encoding NAD(P)-binding domain-containing protein: MRIGIIGTGTIASAVVRGVAGGGHQITVSERSARHAQALAEEFDNVAVASNQEVIDRSDIILVALIAEAAPNILRDLSFRAEQQVISLMGGASLTTVATMIAPARASAIMLPFPGIASGGSPVLVQGDGDLVRSLVTSANTVYMIKNDAEMAAYISAQAVLSPVARLVEDTTAWLAARVADPERGDAFLRHLVASSLADTPAGKVVEALNTPGGFNQRLRQSLEESGMREALRDGLDRLETKE; the protein is encoded by the coding sequence ATGCGGATCGGGATCATCGGAACAGGTACAATCGCCTCAGCGGTTGTCCGGGGTGTCGCCGGGGGCGGGCATCAGATCACCGTGTCCGAACGCAGCGCGCGCCACGCGCAAGCGCTGGCCGAAGAATTCGACAACGTCGCCGTTGCCTCCAACCAGGAGGTGATCGATCGGAGCGATATCATCCTCGTGGCGCTCATCGCTGAGGCGGCTCCGAACATCCTGCGAGACCTGTCGTTCCGCGCGGAGCAACAGGTGATTTCGCTGATGGGGGGAGCCTCGCTGACTACGGTCGCTACCATGATCGCCCCGGCGCGGGCCTCGGCAATCATGCTCCCTTTTCCCGGTATCGCTTCGGGAGGTTCGCCGGTGCTTGTGCAAGGCGACGGCGATCTGGTCCGCTCTCTCGTCACGTCGGCCAACACTGTCTACATGATAAAAAATGATGCTGAGATGGCGGCCTATATCAGCGCCCAGGCTGTCCTTTCGCCGGTCGCGCGGCTGGTGGAAGACACGACTGCCTGGCTGGCAGCCCGGGTGGCGGATCCGGAACGGGGAGACGCTTTCTTGCGTCACCTGGTGGCTTCAAGCCTGGCCGATACCCCAGCCGGAAAGGTGGTCGAGGCCTTGAATACGCCGGGCGGCTTCAATCAGCGCCTGCGCCAATCTCTTGAGGAAAGCGGCATGCGCGAAGCCCTGCGTGATGGGCTGGACAGGCTGGAGACCAAAGAATGA
- a CDS encoding trans-3-hydroxy-L-proline dehydratase produces MRSTKTIHVISAHAEGEVGDVIVGGVLPPPGDTVWEQSRWIARDQTLRNFVLNEPRGGVFRHVNLLVPPKHPDAQAAWIIMEPEDTPPMSGSNSICVSTVLLDAGLVPMQEPETHMVLEAPGGLVRVRAECRNGKAERIHVQNVPSFAAELDQKLEVEGLGTLTIDTAYGGDSFVVVDAAALGFSLIESEAHDIAKLGVRITNAANDQLGFTHPENADWQHISFCLFAGPLTDGPQGLTTGAAVAIQPGKVDRSPTGTALSARMALLHARGVMKIADRLTARSVIGSTFSGTIVSETTIGGRAAIVPEISGRGWVTGIHQHMLDPSDPWPEGYRLSDTWGAK; encoded by the coding sequence ATGCGCTCGACCAAGACCATCCACGTGATCTCCGCCCATGCCGAGGGCGAGGTCGGCGACGTGATCGTTGGCGGCGTCCTGCCGCCGCCCGGCGACACGGTCTGGGAGCAGAGCCGATGGATCGCGCGCGACCAGACCTTGCGTAATTTCGTTTTGAACGAACCGCGCGGCGGGGTCTTCCGGCACGTCAACCTTCTGGTGCCACCCAAGCATCCCGATGCCCAGGCCGCCTGGATCATCATGGAGCCCGAGGACACGCCACCGATGTCCGGCTCCAATTCGATCTGCGTCTCAACCGTGTTGCTGGACGCGGGTCTGGTACCGATGCAGGAACCGGAAACGCACATGGTGCTCGAAGCTCCGGGTGGGTTGGTGCGTGTGCGGGCAGAATGCCGAAACGGCAAGGCCGAACGCATCCACGTCCAGAACGTACCCTCCTTCGCTGCCGAGCTTGACCAAAAGCTGGAGGTCGAAGGCCTAGGCACCCTGACCATCGACACGGCCTATGGCGGTGACAGTTTCGTGGTCGTCGATGCGGCGGCGCTAGGTTTTTCGCTGATTGAATCCGAGGCACACGACATCGCCAAACTTGGTGTCCGCATCACGAATGCAGCCAACGACCAGCTGGGCTTCACCCATCCCGAGAACGCCGATTGGCAGCATATCTCGTTCTGCCTCTTTGCCGGACCTCTGACCGACGGACCGCAGGGTCTGACAACAGGCGCTGCGGTGGCAATCCAGCCCGGCAAGGTCGACCGGTCGCCAACCGGCACCGCACTTTCGGCCCGTATGGCCCTGCTGCACGCACGCGGCGTGATGAAAATTGCTGATCGCCTGACCGCGCGCTCGGTGATCGGTTCGACGTTTTCGGGGACCATCGTCAGCGAAACAACGATCGGAGGTCGCGCGGCCATCGTCCCGGAAATCTCCGGCCGCGGCTGGGTCACCGGTATTCACCAGCACATGTTGGACCCGTCCGATCCCTGGCCGGAGGGGTATCGGTTGTCAGATACGTGGGGGGCGAAGTGA
- a CDS encoding NADH:flavin oxidoreductase, which translates to MSNDPLLQPYQLKHLTLRNRIMTTSHEPAYPEDGMPKERYAAYHAERAKAGVALAMTAGSAAVSKDSPPVFNNILAYKDEVVPWIKQLTDACHDHGCAVMIQLTHLGRRTRWDKGAWLPSVSSTMHREPAHRAFPKRAEDWDIERIITDFADATERMKAGGMDGIELQVYGHLLDQFWSPLTNDLDGSYGGQSLDSRMKLLMDVLAGIRERVGNDFIVGLRYTADEAEVGGITPEEGIEISKRLADCGMVDFLNVIRGRIHTDPAMTDVIPVQGMKNAPHLDFAGEVKKATGMPTFHAAKIPDVATARHAVQAGLLDMVGMTRAHMADPHIMKKIVEGREDDIRPCVGATYCLDRIYAAGEALCIHNAATGRELTMPHEIAPAETRRRVVIIGAGPAGLEAARVAAERGHHVTVFEVQPDPGGQVRLTAQNPRRREMISIIDWRMAQCAARDVEFRFNTWAEAGDVTDLNPDVVIVATGGLPNTGLFEDRTDQPLVVSAWDLISGDVKPGQDVLIYDESGDHPGVMAAEIAANAGAKVEVMTPDRTFAPDIMAMNLVPYMRALQDKDVTFTVTRRLKAVEKEGNRLKATIGTDYSSFTSQKTYDQIVVNYGTLPLDDLYFELKPLSSNGGAVDHDALIEGRPQAVMRNPDGSFQLFRIGDAVSARNTHAAIYDALRLMKDI; encoded by the coding sequence ATGTCCAACGATCCCCTTCTTCAACCCTATCAACTCAAACACCTGACGCTGCGGAACCGGATCATGACCACCAGTCATGAACCGGCCTATCCCGAAGACGGGATGCCGAAAGAGCGCTATGCCGCCTATCATGCGGAGCGCGCCAAGGCCGGGGTGGCATTGGCCATGACGGCTGGTTCGGCAGCGGTGTCCAAGGACAGCCCGCCCGTGTTCAACAACATCCTCGCCTACAAGGACGAGGTGGTGCCGTGGATCAAACAGCTGACCGATGCCTGCCATGACCATGGTTGCGCGGTGATGATCCAGCTGACGCATCTGGGCCGTCGGACCCGCTGGGATAAAGGCGCATGGCTCCCGTCGGTATCATCGACCATGCACCGCGAACCGGCCCACCGGGCCTTCCCCAAGCGCGCCGAAGACTGGGATATCGAGCGCATCATCACCGACTTTGCTGATGCGACCGAGCGGATGAAGGCTGGCGGTATGGACGGGATCGAATTGCAGGTCTACGGCCACCTGCTGGACCAGTTCTGGTCACCCCTGACCAACGATCTGGACGGGTCCTATGGCGGGCAAAGCCTCGACAGCCGGATGAAGCTGCTGATGGACGTGCTCGCCGGTATTCGCGAGCGGGTGGGCAACGACTTCATCGTCGGCCTGCGTTACACGGCGGATGAGGCCGAGGTTGGGGGGATCACGCCCGAGGAAGGCATCGAGATTTCCAAACGCCTGGCTGATTGCGGCATGGTCGATTTCCTCAACGTGATCCGGGGTCGCATCCATACCGATCCGGCGATGACCGACGTGATCCCGGTCCAGGGCATGAAGAACGCCCCGCATCTGGATTTCGCAGGCGAGGTGAAGAAGGCGACCGGGATGCCGACCTTCCACGCGGCCAAGATTCCCGATGTGGCCACCGCCCGTCATGCCGTTCAGGCGGGGCTCTTGGACATGGTGGGCATGACCCGCGCCCACATGGCCGATCCGCATATCATGAAGAAGATCGTCGAAGGGCGTGAGGACGACATCCGGCCCTGCGTCGGCGCCACCTATTGTCTCGACCGTATCTATGCGGCGGGCGAGGCTCTTTGCATCCACAACGCGGCCACCGGGCGCGAGTTGACGATGCCGCACGAGATCGCACCGGCCGAGACCCGCAGGCGCGTGGTCATCATCGGTGCCGGCCCAGCCGGGCTGGAAGCGGCCCGGGTCGCGGCAGAGCGCGGTCACCACGTCACCGTTTTCGAGGTCCAGCCCGATCCTGGCGGGCAGGTCCGCCTGACGGCGCAGAACCCACGTCGGCGCGAGATGATCTCGATCATCGACTGGCGGATGGCGCAATGTGCGGCCCGCGACGTCGAGTTCCGCTTCAACACCTGGGCCGAAGCCGGCGACGTGACCGACCTGAACCCCGACGTGGTGATTGTCGCCACCGGCGGGCTGCCCAACACCGGCCTGTTCGAGGATCGCACCGATCAGCCTCTCGTCGTCTCGGCCTGGGACCTGATTTCGGGCGACGTGAAGCCCGGGCAGGATGTTCTGATTTATGACGAAAGCGGCGATCATCCCGGTGTCATGGCCGCAGAGATTGCGGCAAACGCGGGTGCTAAGGTCGAGGTCATGACCCCTGACCGGACCTTTGCCCCAGACATCATGGCGATGAACCTCGTGCCTTACATGCGGGCGCTGCAGGACAAGGATGTGACCTTTACTGTCACCCGTCGCCTGAAGGCCGTGGAAAAGGAGGGTAACCGTCTCAAGGCCACGATCGGGACGGACTACAGTAGTTTTACCAGCCAGAAGACCTACGACCAGATCGTTGTGAACTATGGCACCCTGCCGCTAGACGATCTCTACTTCGAGCTGAAGCCCCTGTCCTCCAATGGCGGTGCGGTCGACCACGACGCCCTGATCGAAGGGCGTCCACAGGCCGTGATGCGCAACCCGGACGGCAGCTTCCAGCTGTTCCGCATCGGCGACGCGGTCAGCGCCCGCAACACCCACGCGGCAATCTACGACGCGCTGCGGCTGATGAAGGATATCTGA
- a CDS encoding TetR/AcrR family transcriptional regulator, giving the protein MTAKKETLESDEKTTGWRGSREVWMDAARQALISSGVDAVKIQPLASQLQIARTSFYWFFKDRNALLDALLEEWDVKNTGAFIEACGTYAETISEAVLNLIVVFHDEALFEPQLDFAIRGWAHKSDLAAARVHEADQARLATIRAMFMRFGFAEDEADVRARTVYLTQIGYIAMQVSEARVVRMARAPGYVKTFCGQAPSPSELARFYARLKFDPTVAT; this is encoded by the coding sequence ATGACCGCAAAGAAAGAAACACTCGAATCCGACGAAAAGACCACCGGCTGGCGTGGGTCGCGCGAGGTCTGGATGGACGCCGCGAGACAGGCGCTGATCTCTTCGGGCGTCGATGCGGTGAAGATTCAGCCGCTGGCGAGCCAGCTGCAGATTGCGCGCACCAGCTTCTATTGGTTCTTCAAGGACCGGAATGCGCTCTTGGATGCGTTGCTGGAGGAGTGGGATGTCAAGAACACCGGCGCCTTCATCGAGGCCTGCGGCACCTATGCAGAGACAATTTCCGAGGCAGTCCTGAATCTGATTGTGGTCTTCCACGATGAGGCGCTCTTCGAGCCGCAACTCGATTTTGCGATACGGGGATGGGCGCACAAGTCCGACCTGGCCGCGGCACGGGTTCACGAGGCCGACCAGGCCCGGTTGGCAACGATCCGGGCGATGTTCATGCGCTTCGGGTTCGCCGAGGATGAGGCGGATGTCCGGGCGCGGACCGTCTACCTGACCCAGATTGGCTACATCGCAATGCAGGTTTCCGAGGCCAGGGTCGTACGGATGGCGCGGGCACCCGGCTATGTGAAGACCTTTTGCGGGCAAGCGCCGAGCCCGAGTGAACTGGCCCGGTTCTACGCGCGCCTGAAATTCGACCCTACAGTTGCGACCTGA
- a CDS encoding ornithine cyclodeaminase family protein — MTIRQITYDDTIEHLSWPDAVAALREGHRLPRAQVADMFLGPGDATLLSRGAWIEGLGFGVKSVTVFDDNSRQGLPTIQGGMLVFEPTNGCLEAVIEGRLVTEIKTAADSVLGATYLARPDSWHLLIVGGGTVARSLIEAYTAVFPGLKRVSIWTRRPEQARVLAAEWPPGAFTVGAVPNLAEAAGQADIISCATMAREPVLRGAWLRPGTHVDLIGAYKADMREADDDLISSASLYVDSRETTIHHIGELMMPIASGAISEASVIGDLYDLAMDGASARRSPDEITVYKNGGGAHLDLMTARYISSLVSDT; from the coding sequence ATGACCATTCGCCAGATCACCTACGATGACACCATCGAACATCTATCTTGGCCGGACGCCGTGGCGGCTCTGCGGGAGGGGCACCGTCTGCCGCGCGCACAGGTCGCCGACATGTTTCTCGGGCCTGGGGACGCGACTCTTTTAAGCCGTGGCGCCTGGATCGAAGGTTTGGGATTTGGGGTGAAGTCAGTCACGGTGTTCGACGACAACTCGCGGCAGGGCTTGCCGACGATCCAGGGCGGGATGCTGGTGTTCGAGCCAACGAACGGATGCCTTGAAGCGGTCATCGAAGGTCGCCTCGTCACCGAAATCAAAACGGCTGCCGACTCTGTTCTAGGCGCAACCTATCTCGCGCGACCCGACAGCTGGCATTTGTTGATCGTCGGAGGAGGCACTGTCGCGCGCAGCCTGATCGAGGCCTACACTGCGGTGTTTCCGGGGCTCAAGCGCGTGTCGATCTGGACACGGCGCCCGGAGCAGGCGCGCGTCCTCGCTGCCGAATGGCCGCCCGGGGCGTTCACTGTCGGAGCGGTCCCCAACCTGGCTGAGGCGGCAGGACAGGCCGACATCATCAGCTGCGCAACCATGGCCCGCGAGCCGGTACTTCGGGGCGCGTGGCTACGTCCGGGAACCCATGTGGATCTTATCGGCGCCTACAAGGCGGACATGCGCGAGGCAGATGACGATCTGATCTCAAGCGCGTCCCTTTATGTCGACAGCCGAGAGACAACCATCCATCACATTGGCGAGTTAATGATGCCGATCGCGAGCGGGGCAATCTCCGAGGCAAGCGTCATCGGCGACTTGTACGATCTTGCAATGGACGGCGCTTCGGCGCGCAGGAGCCCAGACGAGATCACGGTCTACAAGAACGGCGGTGGCGCTCACCTCGATCTGATGACGGCGCGCTACATCTCGAGTCTTGTGTCCGATACTTGA
- a CDS encoding DUF6915 family protein, with protein sequence MAHPLHHAESSARKFGGAPDDYQFVHDWFDSSKEHLALFVHRAYRHHTAGIYDAQRIFGHSLTNSAGRVVPIRWIGEQHVREDCQGRIPSLADWLGRIQPEPWMANGRIDNDPTHIGRNPRAVWIEAVSNHQTILGFEDWLLKVSVEHVQHRLNRDAA encoded by the coding sequence ATGGCACATCCCCTCCACCACGCGGAAAGCTCGGCCCGAAAGTTTGGCGGTGCTCCAGATGACTATCAGTTCGTACATGACTGGTTTGACTCATCGAAAGAGCACCTGGCCCTCTTTGTTCACCGAGCCTACCGCCATCATACGGCCGGAATCTATGATGCCCAACGGATCTTCGGACACAGCCTGACCAACAGCGCGGGCCGGGTCGTCCCGATCCGCTGGATCGGTGAGCAGCATGTGCGCGAAGACTGTCAGGGCCGTATTCCATCGCTGGCGGACTGGCTGGGACGCATTCAGCCTGAGCCTTGGATGGCCAATGGCCGGATCGACAACGATCCGACGCACATCGGCCGCAATCCGCGTGCGGTCTGGATCGAGGCGGTCTCCAATCACCAGACCATTCTTGGTTTCGAAGACTGGCTTCTCAAGGTCTCTGTCGAGCACGTCCAGCATCGCCTGAACCGCGACGCCGCCTGA
- a CDS encoding DUF6878 family protein yields MTQVNDFYAQMLEAQRSAAEQRVVTRAALLTELRALGVTNIVVHYEGYGDSGNVEDVVVTPDTIAFSEELRHRVEDFGWDFAYALSPGFENNEGGYGELTWVLETDKIDVSHSNRYIETNTTEHEGL; encoded by the coding sequence ATGACACAAGTAAATGATTTTTACGCGCAGATGCTGGAAGCCCAGCGAAGCGCCGCCGAGCAGAGGGTTGTGACCCGTGCCGCCCTTCTGACCGAACTGCGTGCCCTTGGCGTGACGAACATCGTGGTGCATTATGAAGGCTATGGCGACTCCGGCAATGTCGAGGATGTCGTCGTGACGCCAGACACGATCGCTTTCTCAGAAGAGTTGCGCCACCGGGTCGAAGATTTCGGCTGGGACTTCGCCTATGCGCTGAGCCCTGGGTTCGAGAACAACGAAGGCGGCTATGGCGAACTGACCTGGGTGCTCGAGACTGACAAGATCGATGTCAGTCATTCGAACCGCTATATCGAAACCAACACCACCGAACATGAGGGGCTTTGA
- a CDS encoding DUF3768 domain-containing protein, which yields MTTTLDLDPVKEAELIAGQNDAFRRSILGTTPVANAPQGQFVMTRGVAALGPDAQLALTRRVASFDAFNADSDPHGWHEMGVIDFDGTTVWFKVDLYDVDFMHGSPEPSDPEQTRRVLTLLLPSEY from the coding sequence ATGACCACCACACTCGATCTCGATCCCGTTAAGGAAGCCGAATTGATCGCCGGGCAGAATGATGCCTTTCGTCGCTCCATTCTCGGGACAACCCCCGTCGCGAATGCTCCGCAGGGCCAGTTCGTGATGACCCGTGGTGTTGCAGCACTAGGGCCGGACGCCCAGCTCGCTCTCACCCGCCGCGTCGCTTCGTTTGACGCGTTCAACGCTGACAGCGATCCCCATGGCTGGCACGAGATGGGTGTCATCGACTTTGATGGGACTACGGTCTGGTTCAAGGTCGATTTGTACGACGTCGACTTCATGCACGGCTCGCCCGAGCCCTCCGATCCCGAACAGACGCGCCGGGTTCTGACCCTGCTTCTGCCATCGGAATACTGA